GTGCGCGAGTCGCTCGAGCAGGCCCGGCGGCGCACGCTCGCGCTGACCGACTGCCTCGGTGCGGACGAGCTCGGCGCGCAGCACTCGCCGTTGATGTCGCCGCTGGTCTGGGATCTCGCCCACGTCGGCAACCAGGAGGAGATCTGGCTGGTGCGCACCGCCGGCGGCGAGGCCGCGTTGCGCCCGGACCTCGACTCGCTCTACGACGCGTTCCAGCAACCGCGCGCCGAACGGCCCGAGCTGCCGCTGCTGACGCCGCCGCAGGCTCGGCGGTATATCGCCGCGGTGCGCGAACGCGCCCTCGACGTGCTGCTGAAGGCCCCGCTCGGCCCCGACCAGGACCCGCTGCTGGCCAACGGGTTCGTGTTCGGCATGATCGCGCAGCACGAGCAGCAGCACGACGAGACGATGCTGGCCACCCATCAGCTCCGCCGAGGCCCGGCCGTCCTGCACGCCCCTCGGCCGGAGCCGGCGCCCGCGGACGCGGCTGACCTGCCGTCAGAAGCCTGGATCCCGGGCGGCCCGTTCACCATGGGCACCGACGACGAGCCCTGGGCGCTCGACAACGAACGTCCCGCCCATCGCGTGGAGGTGCCCGGCTTCTGGCTGGACACCGTGCCCCTCAGCAACCGCGCGTTCCAGGAGTTCATGGCGGACGGCGGCTATCAGGATCCGCGCTGGTGGAGCCCTGAGGGCTGGGCGCACCGCGTCGAGGCGGGCCTGCACGCGCCGCTGTTCTGGCAGCGCGGCGCAGGCCCGGAAGCAACCGAAGGAGACTGGTTGCGCCGGCGCTTCGGCGTCCTGGAGCCGGTGCCGCCGGACGAGCCGGTGCTGCACGTGTGCTGGTACGAGGCCGACGCGTACGCGCGCTGGGCCGGCCGGCGCCTGCCGACGGAGGCGGAGTGGGAGAAGGCCGCGCGCCACGACCCGGCCACCGGGCGCTCGCGCCGCTACCCCTGGGGCGACCAGGATCCGACGCCGCTGCTGGCCGACCTCGGGCAGCGCCACCTCCAGCCCGCGCCGGCCGGCGCCTATCCCGACGGTGCCTCCCCGTATGGGGTGCGCCAGCTGATCGGCGGCGTGTGGGAGTGGACCGCGAGCGACTTCGCGCCCTACCCGGGCTTCGCCGCCTTCCCCTACAAGGAGTACTCAGAGGTCTTCTTCGGTCCGAACTACAAGGTGCTGCGCGGTGGCGCCTTCAGCGTCGCCGAGGTCGCCTGCCGGAGTACCTTCCGCAATTGGGACTACCCGATCCGGCGCCAGATCTTCGCCGGCTTCCGCACGGCGCGTGACCCTCGGCCCGGGGAGGGACGCTGATGTGCCGTCACCTCGCTTACCTCGGCCCCGTCGTATCGCTGGCCGAGGTCGTGCTCCATCCTCCGCACGGCCTCTACCAGCAGGCCTGGGCGCCGCAGCACCAGCGCCACGGCACGGTGAACGCCGACGGCTTCGGCCTCGGCTGGTTCCCCGACCGCGCCGAGCCTGCGGACGGATCCCCACGCCGGGCCGCCCGCTACCGGCGAGCGGTGCCGATCTGGGCCGACCCCAACGTTCCCGAGCTCGCCGGCTCGCTGCGCAGCGACGCGATCCTCGCCGTGGTCCGCTCGGCGACGACCGGGACCGCCCAGGACGAGGGCGCCGCCGCGCCGTTCCGCGCGGGCCGATGGCTCTTCAGCCACAACGGCGCCATCTCCGACTGGACCGGCTTGCCGGCCGCGCTCGCGGAAGCCGCGGAAGCCGAAGCCGGGCCCGACACGGCTCCGCCGCTCGACCCCGCCGAGCTCCTGTCCCTCGAAGCCCGCAGCGATTCCGCACTGCTGTCGGCCATGCTGGCGAGCCGGCTGCGCGAGGGCGAGCCCGCGGACAGCGCCGCGACCGCGCTGGTCGGCCAAGTCGCGGCGGTCCGCCCGGACGCGCGCCTCAACCTGCTGCTGACCGACGGCGAGACCATCGTCGCCACCCGGTTCGGCGACACGCTCTGGTACCGCGACGCGCCCGGCCGGGTGCTCGTCGCCTCCGAGCCGGATGAGGTCCCGGACACCCGCGGGGCGGGCCCTTGGCAGGAGGTCCCCGAGAACTCGCTGCTGCTCGCAACCCGTACGGGTACTGATATCCGTGCCCTGCCGTCGTCCGAGGGGCACGTCAATGGACTGGCACGCGGCACGCGTCGCAGTACGGCACCGGCCGGCCAGCCGTCAGCCTCCGCTACTGCTGACGCGTCTAGCGGCTCGTCCGCGGGCTCTGCCGCCGTGCCCGCCCCCCGATTCACCCTCGCCCAGCGACTCCCCGCCGACTACCTCGCCAGCTCGCTAGGCCGCGACGTCACCGCCGGCCTTTCCGCCGCGACCAAGATCCTGCCGCCCAAGTGGTTCTACGACGCGCGCGGCAGCGAACTCTTCGAGCAGATCACCCGGCTCCCCGAGTACTACCCCACCCGCGTCGAACAGCGCATCCTCACCCGTGTCGCCCCGGAGATCGCCGCAGCCACGCGCGCCGCCACTGTCTTCGAACTCGGCTCCGGCTCCTCCCGCAAGACCAGGCTCCTGCTCGACGCCCTCACCGAGCGCGGCACCCTCCAGTGCTACGCCCCGCTCGACGTCAGCCCCAGTGCGCTGGAGCAGGCCGGCGCGGCGCTCATCCACGACTACCCGGCGCTGACCGTGTCCGCGACCGTCGCCGACTTCGAAGCCGACCTCACCCTGCCGCCCGAGGCCCCGGGCCCGCGCCTGATCACCTTCCTCGGCAGCACCATCGGCAACCTGGACCCGGCCGAGCGGCCGGAGCTCTACCGCATGCTGCGCGCCGCCCTCGGCCCCGACGACGCGTTCCTGCTCGGAGCGGACCTGGTCAAGGACCGCGACGTGCTGGTCCGGGCGTACGACGACAGGCAAGGCGTGACCGCGGAGTTCAACAAGAACGTGCTCTACGTCATCAACCGCGAGCTCGGCGCCGACTTCGACCCCGACTCCTTCACCCACGTCGCGCTGTGGAACGAGGAGGAAGAGCGCATCGAGATGCATCTTCGCTCCCAGCGTGCCCAGACCGTCAAGGTCCGGGCGCTCGACCTGTCCGTCGACTTCGCGGCCGACGAGCTGATGCGCACCGAGATCTCCTCCAAGTTCCGGCGCGACGGTCTCACGGCCGAACTAGCGGACTGCGGGCTCGACGTGCGGCAGTGGCGGACCGACAAGGCCGAACGCTTCGCGGTGCTCCTGGCCGTTCCGAGCGCCGCGCCCGAGGGCTGACGAGCGGGAGGGTGCCGACTCGCCGACGGTCAGCGCAATGGCCGGGTCGTCTCACCGGCGCGCGGCAGACTGAGACCGCTGCGGAAGGTCAGCCGGCGCTGCGGCTGCCGCGTGGAGTTCGGATTCGCGATGACGAGGTTTCGTGCCTGAGGCGGTCGGCGATCTCCGGTATCCGCGGCGCGTCGCCGGCGGACTGTTCCTGCTGGGCGCCGCGTTGGCGGCGGCCCTGGCGAGCGCGCCGTTGCCGCCCGGCAGAGCAGGCGGGCGCGTCGTCGTCTACAGCCTCGTCGGAGTATCGGCCCTGTTCGCGCTCGTCCTGCTCCTGCCACGCCCGCAGGCACCGGACTGGCTGGTCTACGTGTCCCCCGCGCTGGCCATCGGGTTGATCTTCACCTGCATCGTGGTCGCGGACGTCATCACGGCCACCAACGTGATGCTCCTGGTGTGGCCGATACTCCTGGCCGGATGCCTCCTCCCCCAGGTCGTCGCATGGACGACGCTGGCGCTCGGCCTCGCCGGCTTCGGGATCGTGGCCGCCGTGCTGGACACGCCGTACGGCTTCAGGCTGTGGCTGGAAGTCGCGGCCCCACTCGCGTTGACCACGGCCATCATCGTCACCTTCCGGCG
This genomic window from Actinospica robiniae DSM 44927 contains:
- the egtB gene encoding ergothioneine biosynthesis protein EgtB, which translates into the protein MAVPIRIPDAPAPPRTDEAMRAAVRESLEQARRRTLALTDCLGADELGAQHSPLMSPLVWDLAHVGNQEEIWLVRTAGGEAALRPDLDSLYDAFQQPRAERPELPLLTPPQARRYIAAVRERALDVLLKAPLGPDQDPLLANGFVFGMIAQHEQQHDETMLATHQLRRGPAVLHAPRPEPAPADAADLPSEAWIPGGPFTMGTDDEPWALDNERPAHRVEVPGFWLDTVPLSNRAFQEFMADGGYQDPRWWSPEGWAHRVEAGLHAPLFWQRGAGPEATEGDWLRRRFGVLEPVPPDEPVLHVCWYEADAYARWAGRRLPTEAEWEKAARHDPATGRSRRYPWGDQDPTPLLADLGQRHLQPAPAGAYPDGASPYGVRQLIGGVWEWTASDFAPYPGFAAFPYKEYSEVFFGPNYKVLRGGAFSVAEVACRSTFRNWDYPIRRQIFAGFRTARDPRPGEGR
- the egtD gene encoding L-histidine N(alpha)-methyltransferase, translating into MPAPRFTLAQRLPADYLASSLGRDVTAGLSAATKILPPKWFYDARGSELFEQITRLPEYYPTRVEQRILTRVAPEIAAATRAATVFELGSGSSRKTRLLLDALTERGTLQCYAPLDVSPSALEQAGAALIHDYPALTVSATVADFEADLTLPPEAPGPRLITFLGSTIGNLDPAERPELYRMLRAALGPDDAFLLGADLVKDRDVLVRAYDDRQGVTAEFNKNVLYVINRELGADFDPDSFTHVALWNEEEERIEMHLRSQRAQTVKVRALDLSVDFAADELMRTEISSKFRRDGLTAELADCGLDVRQWRTDKAERFAVLLAVPSAAPEG